A region from the Triticum aestivum cultivar Chinese Spring chromosome 3D, IWGSC CS RefSeq v2.1, whole genome shotgun sequence genome encodes:
- the LOC123076409 gene encoding pentatricopeptide repeat-containing protein At3g02650, mitochondrial-like: MSTSEIPTAIADMVVDFTEPLLAAILLSAENCSGKKLLLLFKSAGKNNPDVKSLANLDIVASKVADSAEIDEMDAYMLWDLVKEMGSVPGSLSTPLLNKVLAIFWKLEKSKAALEVLDKFSEFGCTPDGDSYYLAIQAAGKKSMVGAAWGVCEKMISSGCFPDGKKTGEIVSFFCQGKKVTEAHSVYLAAKEKKVQIPTSSLDFLVGALAKNDETISTALELLVEYKGESLKHAGKSFAAVIHSLCRMKNVKDAKKLLMRMVNLGPAPGSAVFNFVITGLSKEGEMEDAKGLIRVMESRGLRPDVYTYSVIMSGYIKGGMIDEAHSLLREAKKIHAKPSRVTYHILIRGYCKMEEFEKALECLKEMKEDGLQPNMDEYSELIQSLCLKSMDWRTAEKLLEEMEGSGLCLKGIIRSLIPAVKELETEEASKDSQEA, encoded by the coding sequence atgagcacctccgagatccCCACCGCCATTGCCGACATGGTCGTTGACTTCACCGAGCCGCTCCTAGCCGCCATCCTCCTCTCCGCCGAGAACTGCTCTGGTAAAAAGCTACTCCTCTTGTTCAAGTCTGCCGGGAAGAACAACCCTGATGTCAAGAGCCTTGCCAATCTTGACATCGTCGCGAGCAAGGTTGCTGATTCAGCTGAGATTGACGAGATGGACGCGTACATGCTCTGGGATTTGGTGAAGGAAATGGGCAGTGTGCCAGGATCATTGAGCACCCCACTGCTGAACAAAGTGCTAGCAATATTCTGGAAGCTCGAGAAATCGAAGGCGGCGCTAGAGGTGCTTGACAAGTTCAGTGAGTTTGGCTGTACTCCGGACGGTGACAGCTATTATCTGGCGATTCAAGCGGCTGGAAAGAAGTCCATGGTTGGTGCTGCATGGGGAGTTTGCGAGAAGATGATTAGCTCCGGGTGCTTCCCTGAtgggaagaagaccggtgagatTGTGTCCTTCTTTTGCCAGGGGAAGAAGGTAACAGAGGCACATTCAGTATACCTAGCAGCGAAGGAGAAGAAGGTTCAGATTCCTACATCATCCTTGGATTTCCTTGTTGGTGCTTTGGCGAAGAATGACGAGACCATCAGTACCGCTCTGGAGCTGCTGGTTGAATACAAAGGAGAGTCTCTTAAGCATGCAGGCAAGTCCTTTGCTGCCGTTATACATAGTTTGTGCAGGATGAAGAATGTGAAGGATGCAAAGAAGCTGTTGATGAGGATGGTGAATCTTGGCCCAGCTCCTGGTAGTGCAGTGTTCAACTTTGTCATCACAGGATTGTCTAAAGAGGGAGAAATGGAGGACGCAAAGGGTTTGATAAGAGTGATGGAAAGCCGAGGGCTGCGCCCTGATGTTTATACATACAGTGTGATCATGAGTGGCTACATAAAGGGAGGCATGATTGATGAAGCTCATTCTCTACTTCGCGAAGCTAAGAAGATCCATGCAAAACCAAGCAGGGTTACTTATCACATACTGATCCGTGgttactgcaagatggaggagttCGAGAAGGCCCTGGAGTGCCTAAAGGAGATGAAGGAGGACGGGTTGCAGCCAAATATGGATGAGTATAGCGAACTCATCCAGTCGTTGTGTCTGAAGTCTATGGACTGGAGAACAGCTGAGAAGCTCCTGGAGGAAATGGAGGGCAGTGGATTATGCCTTAAGGGCATTATCCGCAGCCTCATACCAGCAGTCAAGGAGTTGGAAACGGAAGAGGCGTCAAAAGACAGCCAAGAAGCATAG